The following are encoded in a window of Scophthalmus maximus strain ysfricsl-2021 chromosome 2, ASM2237912v1, whole genome shotgun sequence genomic DNA:
- the LOC118300172 gene encoding glycoprotein hormone beta-5-like gives MHPHPLSLAVLLLLVAKAAVMCVAVTTALHGFRGCAVREFSFVAQKPGCKGLRITTEACWGRCHTWEKPVPDPPYIQRHHRVCTYSRIRHMTARLPGCQPDVSPLYHYPMALHCHCAICSTQDTECETF, from the exons ATGCATCCCCACCCTCTGTCCctcgctgtcctcctcctcctggttgcCAAGGCAGCCGTGATGTGCGTTGCCGTGACGACCGCGCTCCACGGTTTCCGAGGCTGCGCCGTGCGAGAGTTCTCCTTCGTGGCCCAGAAGCCTGGCTGCAAGGGACTACGCATCACCACCGAGGCCTGCTGGGGGCGCTGCCACACCTGGGAg AAACCAGTGCCGGATCCCCCCTACATCCAGCGGCACCACCGTGTGTGCACGTACAGCCGTATCCGCCACATGACCGCCCGGCTGCCGGGCTGCCAGCCCGATGTCTCCCCCCTCTACCACTACCCCATGGCCCTGCACTGCCACTGTGCCATCTGCTCCACGCAGGACACAGAGTGTGAGACCTTCTGA
- the gpha2 gene encoding glycoprotein hormone alpha-2: MSPCMTSHLCLLALPVMSLLLLFSPIGWSYDGLTPGCHLHPFNVTIRSDRRSTCKGTHLVYACVGYCESSAFPSRYSVLVASNFTHNITSASRCCTISKDAKVKVRLDCPRGRHHDEIEILTAKACRCDMCRKSRY, translated from the exons ATGTCGCCGTGCATGACCTCACACCTCTGCCTGCTGGCCTTAccagtgatgtcactgctgctgctcttctctcctATTGGTTGGAGCTACGATGGCCTCACCCCTGGCTGTCACCTTCACC ccttCAACGTGACCATCCGCAGTGACCGCCGCAGCACGTGCAAAGGCACCCATCTGGTCTACGCGTGCGTTGGCTACTGTGAGTCCAGCGCCTTCCCGTCCAGATACTCCGTGCTCGTGGCCTCCAACTTCACGCACAACATCACCTCCGCTTCGCGATGCTGCACCATCAGCAAGGACGCCAAG GTCAAAGTTCGCCTGGACTGCCCCCGCGGTCGTCACCATGACGAAATAGAGATCCTGACAGCGAAGGCGTGTCGCTGCGACATGTGCCGCAAGTCCCGCTACTGA